The following nucleotide sequence is from Tardiphaga alba.
CGAGGACGTGCCAGTCTATCTCGACGGCGTGGGCGCCGTGCGTGCGCTCAACACCGTCACGGTCCGTGCGCAGGTCGACGGCAAACTGATCAAGGTCAATTTCAAGGAAGGCCAGGACGTCAAGGCGGGCGATGTGCTCGCCGAGATCGACCCGGTCCTCTACAAGGCGCTGTACGACCAGGCTGTCGCCAAGAAGGCGCAGGACGAAGCCACACTCGCCAATGCGCGGCTCGACCTGATCCGTTACGAGCAGCTTGCCCAGTCCAATGCGGGTTCCAAGCAGCAGGCGGACACCCAGCGCGCGCTGGTCGCCCAGCAGGAAGCGCTTGTGAAAGCTGATCAGGCCGCCATCGACAATGCCGGGGCCACGCTCAGCTACACCAACATCATCGCGCCGCTGTCCGGCCGCGCCGGCCTGCGTCAGGTCGATCAGGGCAACCTGATCCGCGCCTCCGATACGACGGGTCTGGTGGTGATCACACAGCTGCAGCCGATCGCCGTGCTGTTCAGCCTGCCGCAGCAGCAGATCACACGCGCCAATGCCGCTGCCGCCAAGGGACAGCTGACCGTCGACGTGTTTGGAAATGACGGCGTGACTGTCGTCGATACGGGCACGCTGACGGGCATCGACAATCAGGTCGATCAGACCACGGGCACCGTGAAGGTGAAGGCGGAGTTTCCGAATCCGAACTATCAGCTCTGGCCCGGCCAGTTCGTCAATGTCCGCCTCAAGGTGGAGACGCTGAAGGACGCCATGGTGGTGCCGACCTCCGCCGTGCAGCGCGGTCCGGCCGGCACATTCAGCTATGTGATCGGCGAAGGCGATGTGGTGAAGGCGGTGCCGATCACGGTCACGCAGCAGAGCGAACTGTCGGCCGTTATCGCCAAAGGCCTGTCAGCTACCGACCGCGTCGTGACCACGGGCTTTGCCAATCTGTCCGATGGCGCCAAGGTCAGCGTCGGCACCAATACGGGCGAGCCCACGGTTGATCTCGCGCCCCGCAAGCGCAGCGGCACCAAAGGCAGCGATGCCGGTGAACGTCGCAGCAAACGCGGGCAGGGCCAGCAGCAGGGTGGCGATGGCAATCCGTCCGCGCCAATGGGCCAGACAGCCCCCGCCGCCGGCCAGCCCAATCAGGGGAACGCACCGCAGGGAGCGAAACAGCCATGACGCCGATCCAGACCGGTCGTCGCGGTTGATGGCCGCGATCGCGAAGAGCGCACAGATATGAGCGTCTCCGAACCCTTTATCCGCCGGCCTGTCGCAACATCCCTGATCGGGGTGGCGCTGCTGATCGGCGGTTTGCTCGGCTATTTCGCGCTACCGGTTTCGGCGCTGCCGCAGGTCGACTTCCCGACGGTGCAGGTCTCGACGCAATTGCCGGGCGCGAGCCCGGAAGTGACCGCGTCGCTGATCACTGCGCCGCTGGAACGGCAGCTCGGCCAAATCCCGTCGCTGGTATCGATGACATCGACCAGCTCCTATGGCGTCAGCCAGATCTCGCTGCAGTTCGACCTAAATCGCGACATCGATGGCGCCACGCAGGATGTGCAGGCGGCGATCAATGCCGCCGCCGGCGTGCTGCCGCGCAACCTGCCTTATCCGCCGGTCTATGCGAAAGTGAACCCGGCCGACGCGCCGGTGATGACGCTGGCGCTGACCTCCGACACGATCGCGCTGCGCGCCATGAGCGATCTGTCCGACACGCTGTTGGCGCAGCGGCTCAGCCAGATCTCCGGCGTCGGCAAAGTGGGCGTGCTTGGCGGGCTCAAGCCTGCGGTCCGCGTACAGGCTGATCTGGCGCGGCTTGCGGCCTATGGCATCTCCATGGAGGACCTGCGCACGGCGATTGCGGGCGCCAATGTGTCCGGCCCGAAAGGATCGCTCGACGGGCCACAACAGGCCTACACCATTGCGGCCAACGACCAGATCGCTGCGGCGGAGGCGTATAAGCCGATCATCATCGCCTATCGCAACGGCGCGCCCGTCACCATCGGCGACGTCGCGCAGATCGTGGACGGCCTGGAGAACAATCGCACCGGCGGTTGGTATCAGGGAACACCGGCGGTCATCATCGAGATCCAGCGCCAGCCCGGCGCCAATGTCATCGAGGTGGTGCGCCAGATCCGCGAGGAAATCCCGAAAGTGCAGCGCTTGATGCCGGCCGGCGTCAAGCTGACCATCGTCAGCGACCGCACGGTGACCATCCGCGCCTCCGTTCATGACGTGCAATTTACGCTGGTGCTGGCCGTCATCCTCGTGACGCTGGTGGTGCTGCTGTTCCTGCGCTCGCTGCGCGCCACGCTGATTGCCGGCGTCGCGCTGCCGCTGTCGCTGATCACGTCGTTCGGCGTGATGTATTTCGCCGGCTTCAGCCTCGACAATCTCTCGCTGATGGCGCTGACCATCGGCACCGGTTTCGTGGTCGACGATGCCATCGTGATGATCGAGAACATCGTCCGCCACATGGAGGAGGGCGAAAGCCCGATGCAGGCGGCGCTGAAGGGCGCCAGCGAAATCGGCTTCACCGTCATCTCGCTCACCGTCTCGCTGATCGCGGTGTTCATCCCGCTGCTGTTCATGTCCGGCCTTGTCGGCCGCATGTTCCGGGAGTTTGCGCTGACACTGACCATCGCCGTCGTGATGTCCGCCGTGGTGTCGCTGACACTGACGCCGATGATGTGCTCGCGGCTGCTGAAGAACATGCATGACGAATGGCAGGTGCCGGGTCTTGCCACGATCAGCCGCGGTATCGACGCCATGGTGGCGTTCTATCACCGCACGCTGCTGTGGGTGATGAAGCATCAACCGGCGACGCTGGTGGTGACCTTCATCACCATCGCGGCCACGCTCGGCCTCTATGTGATCGCGCCCAAAGGTTTCCTGCCACTGCAGGATACGGCGTCGATCACCGCGGTGACCGAGGCCGGTCCGGATGTCTCCTTCACGGAGATGCAGAATCGGCAGAGCGCGGTCGCTGCCATCATCCAGGTCGATCCGGATGTGGTCGGGGTGGTGTCGGTGATCGGCGGCGGCTCCGTCAATCCGACCACCAATGTGGGTCGTCTGGTGATGACGCTGAAACCGCTTGGCGAGCGCAAGGACAACATCACCAAGGTCATCACGCGGCTCAAGGAGCGCGTCGCTGGCGTTCCGGGCATGACGGTCTATTTCCAGCCGGTGCAGGATATCCAGATCAGCACGTCGTCGAGCCGGTCGCAGTATCAATACACGCTGACCGGCACGGATGCTGCCGAGGTGA
It contains:
- a CDS encoding efflux RND transporter periplasmic adaptor subunit, translating into MLFKPDMKAASDGVATVAGKARRRTVSIAVTLLILGGLGYIAWQAMQPRQGGGDMRRGGFRPDMMIVPVLAATPKIEDVPVYLDGVGAVRALNTVTVRAQVDGKLIKVNFKEGQDVKAGDVLAEIDPVLYKALYDQAVAKKAQDEATLANARLDLIRYEQLAQSNAGSKQQADTQRALVAQQEALVKADQAAIDNAGATLSYTNIIAPLSGRAGLRQVDQGNLIRASDTTGLVVITQLQPIAVLFSLPQQQITRANAAAAKGQLTVDVFGNDGVTVVDTGTLTGIDNQVDQTTGTVKVKAEFPNPNYQLWPGQFVNVRLKVETLKDAMVVPTSAVQRGPAGTFSYVIGEGDVVKAVPITVTQQSELSAVIAKGLSATDRVVTTGFANLSDGAKVSVGTNTGEPTVDLAPRKRSGTKGSDAGERRSKRGQGQQQGGDGNPSAPMGQTAPAAGQPNQGNAPQGAKQP
- a CDS encoding efflux RND transporter permease subunit gives rise to the protein MSVSEPFIRRPVATSLIGVALLIGGLLGYFALPVSALPQVDFPTVQVSTQLPGASPEVTASLITAPLERQLGQIPSLVSMTSTSSYGVSQISLQFDLNRDIDGATQDVQAAINAAAGVLPRNLPYPPVYAKVNPADAPVMTLALTSDTIALRAMSDLSDTLLAQRLSQISGVGKVGVLGGLKPAVRVQADLARLAAYGISMEDLRTAIAGANVSGPKGSLDGPQQAYTIAANDQIAAAEAYKPIIIAYRNGAPVTIGDVAQIVDGLENNRTGGWYQGTPAVIIEIQRQPGANVIEVVRQIREEIPKVQRLMPAGVKLTIVSDRTVTIRASVHDVQFTLVLAVILVTLVVLLFLRSLRATLIAGVALPLSLITSFGVMYFAGFSLDNLSLMALTIGTGFVVDDAIVMIENIVRHMEEGESPMQAALKGASEIGFTVISLTVSLIAVFIPLLFMSGLVGRMFREFALTLTIAVVMSAVVSLTLTPMMCSRLLKNMHDEWQVPGLATISRGIDAMVAFYHRTLLWVMKHQPATLVVTFITIAATLGLYVIAPKGFLPLQDTASITAVTEAGPDVSFTEMQNRQSAVAAIIQVDPDVVGVVSVIGGGSVNPTTNVGRLVMTLKPLGERKDNITKVITRLKERVAGVPGMTVYFQPVQDIQISTSSSRSQYQYTLTGTDAAEVTQWSQRLVKELRSDPMFRDVSSEAAVGGLRAALDIDRQRAGQLGVSLQAINDTLNDAFAQRQISTIYGQSNQYRVVLEALPEQQRDPGVLSKLYLPGANNGTNNAQVPLSAVATLTRTTAPLAISHQAQFPAISLSFNLAPGESLGNAVEEVKTIEARIGMPTSIVGMFSGDAAEFSKSLAGQPWLILAAIVTIYIVLGVLYESYIHPITILSTLPSAGVGAILALMLCGEDLSVIGLIGIILLMGIVKKNAIMMIDFALDAERERGMAPEAAIVEACLLRFRPIMMTTLAALFGALPLALESGTGSELRFPLGVSIIGGLILSQMLTLYTTPVIYLALDRVSLRFRRSSPNVAGTPGRAGAGGRP